One Porphyromonas pogonae genomic region harbors:
- a CDS encoding IS5 family transposase — MIRPTQTVQSLFSSLDDLLNQQHPLYKLSHKIDWKRFEEDFSSLYCPDNGRPGKPIRLMCGLLILKHLRNISDESVVEQWSENAYFQYFCGMQEFTPSFPCNASELVHFRKRIGERGIELILAESIRVNDDKNEKDHHDTAFIDSTVQEKNVTYPTDAKLHKKIVGKVLKIVRALNLPIRQSYTFVLKRIYRDQRFRNHPKNRKKALKADKRLRTIAGRLVRELKRNLGNNREYDKLISLFERILSQRRNSTQKIYSIHEPDVQCISKGKEHKKYEFGNKVSIIRSMTGVILGASSFRNEYDGHTIEQSLDQVKRLTGERIKKLAGDRGYRGKKEINGTQILIPDTPKAKDSYYQRKKKHRLFCKRAGIEPTIGHLKSDYRLGRNFYKGLFGDAINVMLAAAAYNFKRAMKLLLYLINKISETLPMERIALKCAF; from the coding sequence ATGATACGCCCTACTCAAACAGTTCAATCTCTATTCTCTTCGCTGGACGATTTGCTTAACCAGCAACATCCTCTGTATAAACTTTCCCATAAAATCGATTGGAAAAGGTTCGAAGAGGATTTTTCTTCCTTGTATTGCCCTGACAATGGTCGTCCCGGTAAGCCTATTCGTTTAATGTGTGGTCTTTTAATTCTGAAGCATTTGCGCAATATTTCAGATGAATCTGTTGTAGAACAATGGAGTGAGAACGCTTATTTTCAATATTTTTGTGGCATGCAGGAGTTTACTCCTTCCTTTCCCTGCAATGCCTCGGAACTGGTTCACTTCCGCAAACGTATCGGCGAAAGAGGGATAGAGCTTATTCTTGCAGAAAGTATTCGTGTGAATGATGACAAAAATGAGAAGGATCACCACGATACCGCTTTTATAGACTCCACCGTGCAGGAAAAGAATGTGACTTATCCTACAGATGCCAAGTTGCATAAGAAGATAGTAGGCAAGGTTCTCAAAATCGTAAGGGCTCTCAATCTACCCATTCGTCAAAGCTATACTTTCGTATTGAAAAGAATTTATCGGGATCAACGTTTTCGCAACCATCCCAAGAACCGTAAGAAAGCTCTTAAAGCGGATAAACGGTTACGAACAATAGCGGGACGTTTGGTTCGGGAACTTAAACGAAACCTGGGTAATAACAGGGAGTACGACAAACTCATTTCCCTCTTTGAAAGGATTCTTTCGCAACGGCGTAATTCCACTCAAAAGATTTATTCTATTCATGAACCGGATGTTCAATGCATCAGTAAAGGTAAGGAGCACAAAAAATATGAGTTTGGAAACAAAGTCTCGATTATACGCTCCATGACGGGAGTGATTTTGGGAGCCTCTTCTTTCCGTAATGAGTATGACGGACATACCATAGAGCAAAGCCTCGATCAGGTGAAGAGACTCACGGGAGAAAGGATTAAGAAATTGGCCGGAGATAGAGGTTACCGTGGGAAAAAAGAAATAAACGGTACGCAAATATTGATTCCTGACACTCCAAAAGCTAAAGACAGTTATTATCAACGTAAAAAGAAGCATCGACTTTTCTGCAAGCGTGCAGGAATAGAACCAACTATCGGACATTTGAAGTCAGATTATCGCTTAGGACGTAACTTTTACAAAGGGCTCTTCGGGGATGCTATCAATGTAATGTTAGCTGCAGCGGCATATAACTTCAAAAGAGCCATGAAGCTTCTTTTGTACCTAATAAACAAAATCAGCGAAACACTCCCAATGGAGAGGATTGCGCTGAAATGTGCTTTTTAA